A genomic stretch from Mycobacterium cookii includes:
- a CDS encoding serine/threonine-protein kinase PknD, with protein sequence MRLLGRGGMGEVYEAEDTRKGRVVALKLISPQFSDDPMFRTRMQREAGAAGRLTEPHVVPIHDYGEINGQLYLDMRLIDGANLAAVLKRTGPMSPPRAVAIVRQIAAALDAAHAGGVTHRDVKPENVLITGDDFAYLVDFGIARAAADPGLTQTGAAMGTYKYMAPERFSDNEVTYRSDIYSLACVLGECLTGTPPFRADSIERLVAAHLMEPAPRPSRLRPGRIPAALDDVVAKGMAKNPAERYLSAGDLANAALHALTAPEQHQAESILQHTEDAANAHTLIRPAAAAGTGARSWAAPPAGGGGWSSYPPANATPDGAHQPDFTPSGPPRRDRRKLWMLIGAAVVLLVAAFGYVVRPHHGASTAEACGQNVLPFNGLNFRLSPGGVAVDSAGAVYVTNQGMYGRVVKLTPGSDTPTVLPFTGLYQPQDVAVDSAGAVYVTDFNHRVVMLPAGSNNQTQLPFTGLSYPEGVVVDSAGNVYVADRGNNRVVKLPAGTNTPTVLPFNGLNNPDGVAVDGAGDVYVTDSDNNRVVKLAAGSSEQTVLPFNGIGVPWGIAADGEGNVFVSEHDNNQVLKLPAGSNVATPLPLDGLNTPLQLALDKDANVYVADRGNDRVLKLLVAGCAK encoded by the coding sequence ATGCGGCTGCTGGGCCGCGGCGGGATGGGCGAGGTCTACGAGGCCGAGGACACCCGCAAGGGTCGCGTTGTCGCGCTCAAGCTGATTTCGCCGCAATTCTCCGACGACCCGATGTTTCGTACCCGGATGCAGCGCGAAGCCGGCGCCGCCGGCCGACTGACCGAGCCGCATGTGGTGCCGATCCACGACTATGGCGAGATCAACGGGCAGCTGTATCTGGACATGCGGCTGATCGACGGCGCCAACCTCGCTGCCGTGCTGAAGCGGACCGGGCCGATGAGTCCGCCGCGGGCGGTGGCCATCGTGCGGCAGATCGCGGCAGCACTGGACGCGGCGCACGCCGGTGGGGTGACGCACCGCGATGTGAAGCCGGAGAACGTGCTGATCACCGGCGACGACTTCGCCTATCTGGTGGATTTCGGGATTGCACGCGCCGCCGCCGACCCGGGGCTGACCCAGACCGGTGCGGCGATGGGCACTTACAAGTACATGGCACCGGAGCGGTTCAGCGACAACGAAGTCACCTATCGCTCCGACATCTACTCGCTGGCGTGCGTGTTGGGCGAATGTCTCACCGGGACACCGCCGTTCCGCGCCGACAGCATTGAACGGTTGGTCGCCGCACATCTGATGGAACCCGCCCCCCGGCCCAGCCGGCTGCGGCCCGGACGGATCCCCGCGGCGCTGGATGACGTGGTCGCCAAGGGCATGGCCAAGAATCCCGCGGAGCGTTACCTCAGCGCCGGTGACCTGGCCAACGCAGCCCTGCACGCACTGACCGCACCCGAACAGCACCAGGCCGAGAGCATCTTGCAGCACACCGAGGACGCCGCCAATGCTCACACCCTGATTCGCCCGGCCGCCGCCGCCGGCACGGGCGCCCGTAGTTGGGCGGCGCCCCCCGCCGGCGGGGGCGGCTGGAGCAGTTACCCCCCGGCCAACGCGACACCGGACGGCGCCCACCAACCCGACTTCACTCCCAGCGGGCCGCCGCGTCGCGACAGGCGCAAGCTGTGGATGCTGATCGGCGCCGCCGTCGTCCTGCTCGTCGCTGCGTTCGGATATGTCGTCAGACCGCACCACGGCGCGTCGACGGCCGAGGCGTGCGGGCAAAATGTGTTGCCGTTCAACGGACTCAACTTCCGTCTCTCACCCGGCGGGGTGGCAGTGGATTCGGCGGGTGCCGTGTACGTGACCAATCAGGGCATGTACGGCCGGGTGGTGAAGCTGACTCCTGGGTCGGATACGCCGACGGTCCTGCCGTTCACCGGTCTGTACCAGCCCCAGGATGTGGCGGTGGATTCTGCCGGAGCGGTGTATGTCACGGACTTCAACCACCGCGTCGTCATGCTGCCGGCCGGATCCAACAACCAGACGCAGCTGCCGTTCACCGGCCTGAGCTACCCCGAAGGCGTGGTGGTCGACAGCGCCGGCAACGTCTACGTCGCCGACCGGGGCAACAACCGTGTCGTCAAGCTACCGGCCGGCACCAACACCCCGACCGTCCTGCCGTTCAACGGTCTGAATAATCCCGACGGGGTGGCCGTGGACGGCGCAGGCGATGTCTACGTCACCGACTCCGACAACAACAGAGTGGTGAAGTTGGCGGCAGGCTCCAGCGAGCAAACGGTCTTGCCGTTCAACGGAATCGGGGTGCCCTGGGGCATCGCCGCCGACGGCGAAGGCAATGTCTTCGTCAGCGAGCACGACAACAATCAGGTGCTGAAACTGCCCGCCGGCTCCAACGTGGCGACCCCGCTGCCGCTCGACGGCCTCAACACACCGCTGCAGCTCGCGCTCGACAAAGACGCCAATGTGTACGTGGCCGACCGTGGTAACGACCGGGTGCTCAAGCTTCTGGTGGCCGGGTGCGCTAAGTAG
- the pstS gene encoding phosphate ABC transporter substrate-binding protein PstS encodes MKSTRCTAALSLLVVGVLLSACGGNNSASTPSSGSNHSSVPVNCGGKKKLMASGSTAQTNAIEQFVYAYIRACPGFTMDYNANGSGAGVQQFVSNETDIGGSDKPLDPAKGEPERAQQRCGSPAWDLPAVFGPIAVTYNLDGVTTLNLDGPTAAKIFNGAITTWNDPAIKALNASVNLPATPINVVFRSDKSGTTFNFQKYLAAASDGAWGRATDETFDGGVGQGAAGNEGTAAALRSTNGTITYNEWSFAVGHQLSIAQIVTSAGPDPVTITTDSVGKTIAGAKFAGQGNDLVVDTSSFYKPAQAGAYPIVLATYEIVCSKYPDSATGVAVKAFMQATIGAGQDGLDQYGYIPMPSSFQSKLVAAVDGIS; translated from the coding sequence GTGAAGTCCACCCGATGCACCGCGGCGCTGAGCCTGCTGGTCGTCGGCGTCCTGCTGTCGGCGTGCGGCGGGAACAACAGCGCCTCGACCCCGTCGTCCGGGTCGAATCACTCATCGGTGCCGGTCAACTGTGGCGGCAAGAAGAAACTCATGGCCAGCGGCTCGACCGCGCAGACGAATGCGATCGAGCAATTCGTCTACGCATATATCCGCGCCTGCCCGGGTTTCACCATGGACTACAACGCGAATGGCTCCGGCGCCGGCGTGCAGCAGTTCGTCAGCAACGAGACCGACATCGGCGGCTCGGACAAACCGCTGGACCCGGCCAAGGGCGAACCCGAGCGGGCGCAGCAGCGGTGCGGTTCGCCGGCCTGGGACCTACCGGCGGTTTTCGGTCCGATCGCGGTCACCTACAACCTCGACGGCGTCACGACATTGAACCTGGACGGCCCCACCGCCGCGAAGATCTTCAACGGCGCCATCACCACGTGGAACGACCCGGCCATCAAGGCGCTCAACGCCAGCGTCAACCTGCCCGCGACGCCGATCAACGTGGTGTTCCGCAGTGACAAGTCCGGCACCACATTCAACTTCCAGAAGTATCTCGCCGCCGCCTCCGACGGGGCCTGGGGTAGAGCCACCGACGAGACGTTCGACGGCGGCGTCGGACAGGGCGCGGCCGGTAACGAGGGCACAGCGGCGGCGCTGCGATCCACCAATGGAACGATCACGTACAACGAATGGTCATTCGCGGTCGGCCACCAGCTGAGCATCGCCCAGATCGTGACGTCGGCCGGTCCGGATCCGGTGACGATCACCACCGACTCGGTGGGCAAGACGATCGCCGGGGCCAAATTCGCCGGGCAGGGCAATGACCTGGTGGTCGACACGTCGTCGTTCTACAAACCGGCGCAGGCAGGCGCCTACCCGATCGTGTTGGCCACCTATGAGATCGTCTGCTCGAAGTATCCGGATTCCGCGACCGGCGTGGCGGTGAAAGCGTTCATGCAAGCCACCATCGGTGCAGGGCAGGACGGCCTGGACCAATACGGCTACATCCCGATGCCGAGCTCGTTTCAATCGAAATTGGTTGCGGCCGTGGACGGTATCTCGTGA
- a CDS encoding alpha/beta fold hydrolase — protein MDIQHRTAVVDGLITGYLEAGDGDPVILLHGGEFGVSAEIAWEHTVPALAAEYRVLAPDMLGFGQSAKVIDFNDGRGMRIRHIARLCEVLDIDSAHFVGNSMGAINLLVDATSESPVLPMRSLVAICGGGDIQRNQHMEALYDYDATRPAMRRIVEALFHDPSYPADDDYVGRRYESSVAPGAWESLAAARFRRPGAPPPPSPSSKRAYQRITVPSLVVEGGCDKLLPPGWAKQIADQIPQGRSAVVDAAGHCPQIEQASIVNELLLEFFASAGPTS, from the coding sequence ATGGATATTCAGCACAGGACCGCGGTCGTCGATGGTCTGATCACCGGCTATCTTGAAGCCGGCGACGGTGACCCGGTCATCCTGCTGCACGGCGGCGAGTTCGGCGTCAGCGCCGAAATCGCTTGGGAGCACACCGTACCGGCGCTCGCCGCCGAGTACCGGGTGCTGGCTCCGGACATGCTGGGATTCGGGCAGTCGGCCAAGGTCATCGACTTCAACGATGGACGCGGCATGCGGATTCGCCACATCGCCCGGCTCTGCGAAGTGCTGGACATCGACTCGGCGCATTTCGTCGGCAACTCGATGGGTGCCATCAACCTCTTGGTCGACGCCACCTCGGAGTCACCCGTCTTGCCGATGCGCAGCCTGGTGGCGATCTGCGGCGGCGGCGACATCCAGCGCAACCAGCACATGGAGGCGCTGTACGACTACGACGCCACGCGGCCGGCCATGCGCCGGATCGTCGAGGCGCTGTTTCACGACCCGTCGTATCCCGCCGACGACGACTACGTCGGGCGCCGCTACGAATCGAGCGTCGCGCCCGGAGCCTGGGAGTCGCTGGCCGCGGCGCGTTTCCGGCGCCCCGGCGCACCGCCGCCGCCGAGCCCGTCGAGCAAGCGCGCCTACCAGCGCATCACGGTTCCGTCGCTGGTGGTCGAGGGTGGCTGCGACAAGCTTCTGCCACCCGGATGGGCCAAACAGATCGCTGATCAGATACCGCAGGGGCGCTCAGCCGTCGTCGACGCGGCCGGCCACTGCCCGCAGATCGAGCAGGCCTCAATCGTCAACGAACTGCTGCTCGAATTCTTCGCCAGTGCCGGTCCGACCAGCTGA